One stretch of Aquimarina sp. Aq107 DNA includes these proteins:
- a CDS encoding App1 family protein, with protein sequence MFKKKPLRINSYLGYGTTNRLRATGRALEDENVNFDGNTGAFKTLRNIYRQFESDEIRKTYINLKLSNGEKFTTITDAEGYYNFDEIISNPNELLNKEGYINYTVSYQNPGNKKVIQSNTFKGKMLVPSKNASYGIISDIDDTILHTGVASILKWRVIANTFFKNFDRRLPLEGTVQFYQKLKLGKAKKSTNPIFYVSNSPWNLYDYLTAFLKKHYFPEGPILLRDFRTPFDKTPKPTAPHKQSEILNILKIYSDLKFILIGDSGEKDANIYTEIAEQFPDRILAIYLRSVNHKRKEKRIMDIINSFTITPILLVHSSQEAEEHARKHGFID encoded by the coding sequence ATGTTCAAAAAAAAACCACTACGAATTAATTCTTACCTAGGATATGGAACCACAAACAGATTAAGAGCAACTGGTAGAGCACTAGAAGATGAAAATGTCAATTTTGATGGAAATACTGGAGCTTTCAAAACATTACGAAACATTTATCGACAATTCGAAAGTGATGAAATTAGAAAAACTTATATCAATCTAAAACTATCTAATGGAGAAAAATTTACCACAATCACCGATGCCGAAGGATACTATAACTTTGATGAAATTATATCAAACCCTAATGAATTACTAAATAAAGAAGGATATATTAATTATACAGTTTCCTATCAAAATCCAGGTAACAAGAAAGTAATTCAATCAAATACCTTTAAAGGAAAAATGTTAGTCCCTTCTAAAAATGCTTCTTATGGTATAATCAGTGATATTGATGATACAATTCTGCATACAGGTGTAGCATCTATCTTAAAGTGGCGAGTTATTGCAAACACTTTTTTTAAAAATTTTGACAGGAGATTACCGCTTGAAGGAACTGTCCAATTTTATCAGAAACTGAAACTTGGTAAAGCCAAAAAATCAACTAATCCAATTTTTTATGTTAGTAATAGTCCTTGGAACTTATATGATTATTTAACCGCTTTTTTAAAAAAACATTACTTCCCAGAAGGACCTATTTTATTACGAGATTTCAGAACACCTTTTGACAAAACACCAAAACCAACAGCTCCACATAAACAGTCAGAAATTTTAAATATCCTAAAAATATATTCTGATTTAAAGTTCATACTTATTGGAGACAGTGGCGAAAAAGATGCAAATATTTATACAGAAATCGCGGAACAATTTCCCGACCGAATATTAGCAATTTATCTGAGAAGCGTTAATCATAAAAGAAAGGAAAAACGAATCATGGATATTATTAATTCTTTTACCATTACTCCTATCCTACTTGTTCACTCATCACAAGAAGCGGAAGAACATGCAAGAAAACATGGATTTATAGATTAA
- a CDS encoding XRE family transcriptional regulator, whose product MDNLTNQTIQRFKSIREENHFTQSDFAKVLNIKNSTADIERGKTKISGKVVSKLLQEFGVNPLWLFGESDQKRIQLHNGDVAPKVVTVDSENNENIVLVNVKAAAGYPHNVQDVDWYQQLPAFDIPLPEYRNATYRGFQVEGDSMLPVLEPKEWVIGKAVNNLSELSSNALYVVVLQDSVVVKKVRKNEDSSVLTLISLNTDYLPFTIHTHQIVEIWEVNSKLSFNIDANSDTASIKQLQDAMMVLTSEVRSLKN is encoded by the coding sequence ATGGATAATTTAACTAACCAAACCATTCAACGCTTTAAATCAATCCGCGAGGAAAATCATTTTACGCAATCTGATTTTGCTAAGGTTTTGAATATTAAGAATTCTACAGCGGATATAGAAAGAGGAAAAACAAAAATTTCAGGAAAAGTAGTTTCTAAATTGCTTCAGGAGTTTGGAGTGAATCCTTTATGGTTGTTTGGCGAGAGTGATCAAAAGAGAATCCAGTTACATAACGGTGATGTTGCACCTAAGGTGGTTACTGTGGATTCAGAGAATAATGAAAATATTGTTCTTGTTAATGTAAAGGCCGCGGCCGGTTATCCGCATAACGTTCAGGATGTGGATTGGTATCAACAATTGCCTGCGTTTGATATACCATTACCAGAATATAGGAATGCTACTTATAGAGGGTTTCAGGTTGAAGGAGATAGTATGCTGCCTGTTTTGGAGCCTAAAGAATGGGTTATTGGAAAAGCTGTAAATAATCTGTCGGAATTGAGTAGTAATGCTTTGTATGTTGTGGTTTTACAAGATAGTGTAGTGGTGAAGAAAGTTAGAAAGAATGAAGATTCATCAGTGTTGACGTTAATTTCTCTGAATACTGATTATTTACCATTTACAATTCATACGCATCAAATAGTGGAGATTTGGGAAGTGAACAGTAAACTTAGTTTTAATATTGATGCAAATTCTGATACTGCTAGTATTAAACAATTACAGGATGCGATGATGGTTTTGACATCTGAAGTTAGAAGTCTAAAAAATTAA
- a CDS encoding endonuclease domain-containing protein, whose translation MRSQIVLHQPESEKIIKYSLNNSIPATEELYESLTKKGFYFLRNHKVDNYTFNFYCPVLKIAIEIDGYAHEFSEVYSQDAPKKLHIHSLGITVLRFTDYQILVDIEEIFRALKHEIKTSNQNSYVV comes from the coding sequence ATGAGATCACAAATTGTATTACATCAACCGGAATCAGAAAAAATCATTAAGTATTCATTAAATAATTCTATTCCAGCAACAGAAGAACTTTATGAAAGTTTAACCAAGAAAGGGTTTTATTTCCTTAGGAATCACAAGGTTGATAATTATACTTTTAACTTTTATTGTCCTGTATTAAAAATCGCCATAGAAATAGATGGGTATGCCCATGAATTTTCTGAAGTATATAGTCAGGATGCTCCTAAAAAATTACACATTCATTCCTTAGGTATAACAGTATTACGTTTTACGGACTATCAAATCCTTGTTGACATTGAAGAAATATTTAGAGCATTAAAGCACGAAATCAAGACATCCAATCAAAATTCGTATGTCGTTTGA
- a CDS encoding putative DNA modification/repair radical SAM protein, producing the protein MSFDRITAKLSILADAAKYDVSCASSGGKRANTQKGLGNNTGMGICHSYTEDGRCVSLLKILLTNHCIFDCAYCVTRKSNDIKRAAFKIQEVVDLTINFYRRNYIEGLFLSSGIFKNPDYTMERLVAVAKKLRLEENFNGYIHLKSIPGASDELMREAGLYADRLSVNIEIPTISGLKLLAPDKKHEDFIKPMRKVKNEIIRYKSEQKSIKNTPKYAPAGQSTQMIIGATGESDRDIMYSANYYYKKFNMRRVYYSGYIPITTDNRLPSIQTEVPILRENRLYQTDWLLRFYGFSIQELLNEQHKNLELDIDPKLSWALRNMQLFPIDINKADKNIIARVPGIGMQSVYKILQARRFRKLDWSHLKAIGISLNRSKYFITCNSTNFFHKDIAPLDLKKLIMNSSKSKHDKYFTNQLSLFP; encoded by the coding sequence ATGTCGTTTGATAGAATCACTGCAAAACTATCGATTCTTGCCGATGCAGCTAAATACGATGTATCTTGTGCAAGTAGTGGAGGAAAAAGAGCAAATACACAAAAAGGATTAGGCAATAATACCGGAATGGGTATATGCCATAGTTATACAGAAGACGGACGCTGTGTATCCCTATTAAAAATTTTACTTACTAATCACTGTATATTTGATTGCGCATACTGTGTTACCAGAAAAAGCAATGATATAAAAAGAGCCGCATTTAAAATCCAAGAGGTAGTCGACCTGACTATAAATTTTTACAGAAGAAACTATATAGAAGGTTTATTTTTAAGTTCTGGAATTTTTAAAAATCCTGACTATACCATGGAACGCTTAGTAGCAGTAGCCAAGAAACTAAGACTAGAAGAGAATTTTAACGGCTACATTCATTTAAAATCTATCCCGGGCGCAAGTGATGAACTTATGAGAGAAGCTGGACTTTATGCGGATCGATTAAGCGTCAACATTGAAATCCCCACAATATCAGGGCTAAAACTATTGGCTCCAGACAAAAAACATGAGGATTTCATAAAACCTATGAGAAAGGTGAAAAATGAAATAATTCGTTACAAATCTGAACAAAAGTCGATAAAAAACACTCCTAAATATGCTCCAGCAGGTCAAAGTACTCAAATGATTATTGGAGCAACCGGAGAGAGTGATAGAGATATAATGTATTCTGCAAACTATTATTATAAAAAATTTAATATGCGCAGAGTTTATTATTCAGGTTATATTCCAATAACCACAGATAATCGATTACCTTCTATACAAACAGAAGTACCAATTTTAAGAGAAAACAGATTATACCAAACTGATTGGTTACTGCGCTTTTATGGGTTTTCGATCCAAGAACTATTAAACGAGCAACATAAAAACCTAGAATTAGATATAGATCCAAAATTGAGCTGGGCATTACGAAACATGCAGCTTTTTCCGATTGATATTAATAAAGCTGATAAAAATATAATTGCTAGAGTACCCGGAATCGGAATGCAATCAGTATACAAAATACTACAAGCTAGAAGATTTAGAAAATTAGATTGGTCACATCTTAAGGCGATTGGTATTTCTCTAAACAGGTCAAAATATTTTATAACCTGTAATTCTACCAATTTTTTTCATAAAGATATAGCTCCATTAGACTTAAAAAAACTTATCATGAATTCTTCCAAAAGTAAGCACGATAAATATTTCACAAATCAATTAAGTCTATTTCCTTAA
- a CDS encoding TIGR03915 family putative DNA repair protein has product MNPQTILLYDGSFDGFLSCVFIIYEQKINSPIIQKQQEINNQLFTISETVHTDKAKAKRVWKGIQSKTDVSQQKILFRAFLSEIKGVENTIFSYIKNTFKTTNSKFIDYSNKDILKISQVAKMVSREKHRMEAFVRFKKTKDKIYTATVEPDFNVLPLLIHHFKDRYADQKWLIYDIKRAYGIFYNLHEVEIVTLDYFSKHTTTINKEYYTNDELEFQQLWKTYFNNVNIKSRKNSKLHIQHLPKRYWKYLIEKNNI; this is encoded by the coding sequence ATGAATCCGCAAACTATTTTATTATACGATGGAAGTTTTGATGGATTCTTATCATGCGTTTTTATAATCTATGAGCAAAAAATTAATTCACCAATTATACAAAAACAACAGGAAATAAATAATCAATTATTTACGATTTCCGAAACAGTCCATACGGATAAAGCTAAAGCCAAAAGAGTCTGGAAAGGTATCCAAAGTAAAACTGACGTATCACAACAAAAAATTCTTTTCAGAGCCTTCTTAAGTGAAATTAAAGGTGTAGAAAACACCATATTTTCTTATATAAAGAACACTTTTAAGACAACAAATTCTAAATTCATTGATTATAGCAACAAAGATATTCTTAAAATAAGCCAAGTAGCCAAGATGGTTAGTAGAGAAAAGCATCGTATGGAAGCTTTTGTAAGATTTAAAAAAACCAAAGATAAAATCTACACTGCTACTGTAGAACCTGATTTTAATGTATTACCATTATTAATCCATCACTTTAAGGATAGATATGCTGATCAAAAATGGTTAATTTATGATATTAAAAGAGCTTACGGAATATTTTATAATCTTCACGAAGTAGAGATCGTTACTTTAGACTATTTTTCCAAACATACCACTACAATAAATAAAGAATATTACACCAATGATGAACTGGAATTCCAACAATTATGGAAAACGTATTTCAACAACGTTAATATAAAATCTAGGAAAAATTCAAAGCTACATATACAACATCTTCCAAAACGGTATTGGAAATACTTGATCGAAAAAAACAATATATAA
- a CDS encoding nitroreductase, which translates to MNNEYLNKVIRERRAIFPSQYNNKPVSKEFIKSLLENANWAPTHRLTEPWRFKVVRGEAKGRLGIFLSDTYTDITPDDKFSPFKVKKIKDKCDASDTIIAICMQRDAKERVPEWEEIAATAMAVQNMWLTCAANNIGCYWSSPALVKYAGEFFELEEGERCLGFLYIGNYDKEDELSSKRNPVEEKVKWLD; encoded by the coding sequence ATGAATAATGAATATTTAAATAAGGTTATTAGAGAACGCAGAGCAATTTTTCCTTCTCAATATAATAATAAGCCAGTTTCTAAAGAATTTATTAAAAGCTTATTGGAGAATGCAAATTGGGCTCCTACACATCGGTTAACAGAACCGTGGCGTTTTAAGGTCGTACGTGGAGAAGCAAAAGGTAGACTAGGAATTTTTTTATCAGATACCTATACCGATATCACACCAGATGATAAGTTTTCACCATTTAAAGTTAAAAAGATCAAAGATAAATGTGATGCTTCTGATACTATTATAGCTATATGTATGCAAAGAGATGCTAAAGAACGAGTTCCTGAATGGGAAGAAATAGCTGCAACTGCTATGGCTGTCCAGAATATGTGGCTTACGTGTGCGGCTAATAATATTGGGTGTTATTGGAGTAGTCCCGCATTAGTAAAATATGCAGGCGAGTTTTTTGAACTTGAAGAAGGAGAAAGATGTTTAGGTTTTCTTTATATAGGTAATTATGATAAAGAAGATGAATTGTCTTCTAAAAGAAATCCAGTCGAAGAGAAAGTAAAATGGCTTGATTAG
- a CDS encoding methyltransferase domain-containing protein has protein sequence MNLRIRLHNKEQLDNLSLSGKKLSKALISLKLINKLFGNHKQLAKSTLDYCIKNPNKKRFRIVDIGCGGGDSIYNVFNKLNNNGIQGDFLGIDGNPQSVNHANSLYAKKDHIQFEIGDILDPAFLIPDCDIIISSHFIYHFEDEELVNFIKRIQEKGIKHIIFSELKRSKTAYILFKYSSIFLPISKLAKQDGLIAIRRAFTINELENILNKSGVKKYTIRKKTWFRTLTKIDL, from the coding sequence TTGAATTTGCGAATTCGTCTTCATAATAAAGAACAACTTGATAATTTATCTCTATCTGGAAAAAAATTATCGAAAGCATTAATAAGCTTAAAATTAATCAACAAGCTGTTCGGAAATCATAAGCAACTAGCTAAAAGCACTCTTGATTATTGTATCAAAAATCCTAATAAAAAAAGATTTCGAATAGTGGATATTGGTTGCGGAGGTGGCGATAGTATTTATAATGTTTTTAATAAGCTTAATAATAACGGCATTCAAGGTGATTTTCTTGGAATTGATGGGAATCCACAAAGTGTTAACCATGCTAATTCTTTATATGCTAAAAAGGATCATATACAATTCGAGATTGGCGATATTCTAGATCCTGCATTTCTAATTCCTGATTGTGATATTATCATAAGTAGTCATTTTATATATCACTTTGAAGATGAAGAACTAGTTAATTTTATAAAAAGGATACAAGAAAAAGGAATTAAGCATATTATATTTAGCGAATTAAAAAGAAGTAAAACTGCTTATATTTTATTTAAGTATTCGAGTATTTTTTTACCGATTTCCAAATTAGCCAAACAAGATGGGTTAATTGCAATACGCAGGGCTTTTACTATTAATGAATTAGAAAACATTCTTAATAAAAGTGGCGTAAAAAAATACACTATACGCAAAAAAACCTGGTTTAGAACCTTAACAAAAATAGATCTTTAA
- a CDS encoding pentapeptide repeat-containing protein, translating to MTEQEQIKQLEKEKQQLQDRLDQIKKRKEKKKSVGFWLLKKSSVPLLGIKLKKSITNAISEYKETKTVSVDTVSDVSSNIIWRITRIGLFGLFVTLIPSVILLYQTKLVINQNKLVDNQNELIEAERRSSLVFIMDNLLSDLSEELKYKGSSERNISPVLEARIASLSRAMKPYRYEEDGELIDKKISPEKGQLLFSLLRSDLADQSYREILDASDFSYTYFKDIFLGRGVNLKYINLSHSNLSEVNLPAANLERAELVYANLKRINLSDAILKRANLTNADLTNSELLSSDLTNAKLYGSDLTEADLTEATLWGTKLDDANLSDVVLDNVIVHRQDWIAYVKDSLDLKGAEDIQDKYRVKKQGEQQFILVKK from the coding sequence GTGACCGAACAAGAACAAATAAAACAGCTAGAGAAGGAAAAACAACAACTTCAGGATCGATTAGATCAAATCAAAAAAAGAAAAGAAAAGAAAAAAAGTGTTGGTTTTTGGTTGCTTAAAAAATCTAGTGTTCCACTCTTAGGAATAAAACTTAAGAAAAGTATTACTAATGCTATAAGTGAGTATAAGGAAACGAAAACTGTTTCTGTAGATACCGTTTCTGATGTTTCTTCTAATATCATATGGCGGATTACTAGAATTGGTCTTTTTGGGTTGTTTGTGACATTAATACCTTCTGTCATACTTTTATACCAAACAAAATTGGTCATTAACCAGAATAAGTTAGTTGATAATCAAAATGAATTAATAGAAGCAGAAAGAAGATCTTCTTTAGTTTTTATTATGGATAATTTGCTTTCTGATCTAAGTGAGGAACTAAAATATAAAGGTTCTAGTGAACGTAATATTAGTCCAGTTTTAGAGGCAAGAATAGCAAGCTTGTCCAGAGCAATGAAACCCTATAGATATGAAGAAGATGGTGAACTTATTGATAAAAAGATAAGTCCAGAAAAAGGGCAATTGCTATTTAGTTTATTAAGAAGTGATCTAGCAGATCAATCTTACAGAGAGATTTTAGATGCATCCGATTTTAGTTATACATATTTTAAAGATATATTCTTGGGAAGAGGAGTTAATTTAAAGTATATCAATTTAAGTCATTCTAATTTATCAGAAGTTAATCTTCCCGCAGCTAATTTAGAGCGAGCAGAATTGGTATACGCCAATTTAAAAAGAATAAATCTCTCCGATGCTATATTGAAAAGAGCTAATCTGACTAACGCCGATCTAACCAATTCAGAATTATTAAGTTCTGATTTAACAAATGCAAAATTATATGGATCAGATCTGACAGAAGCAGATTTAACGGAAGCTACTTTATGGGGAACTAAGTTAGATGATGCTAATTTATCAGATGTGGTTTTAGATAATGTAATTGTACATCGACAAGATTGGATAGCTTATGTTAAGGATTCTTTGGATCTAAAAGGTGCAGAAGATATTCAAGATAAATATCGAGTTAAAAAACAAGGCGAGCAGCAGTTTATCTTGGTTAAAAAGTAA
- a CDS encoding RNA polymerase sigma factor translates to MVNQKLDDYLLQSLISGNDKGIKEIYNRLYPKIKAYIITHDGSEDDAKDVMQKALLQLSARAQDKNFKITSSFDGYFVTICKNLWRRASKLSKLRVTNDGVLDLVHEEREIALAAYEQEKWELFQEKLLEISENCRKVLGFFFNKVSYVDIANKLGYATENTVRQRIFKCKSKLKAAIHSDQRYNELKEF, encoded by the coding sequence ATGGTAAATCAAAAGCTTGATGATTATCTATTACAAAGCCTTATATCAGGTAATGATAAGGGTATTAAGGAGATATATAACAGACTGTACCCTAAAATAAAGGCTTATATAATTACTCATGATGGATCAGAGGATGATGCTAAGGATGTTATGCAAAAAGCGCTATTACAATTATCAGCTAGAGCACAGGATAAAAATTTTAAGATCACTTCTAGTTTTGACGGTTATTTTGTAACTATTTGTAAAAATTTATGGAGACGTGCATCAAAATTATCAAAACTTAGGGTAACAAATGATGGTGTTTTGGATCTTGTTCATGAAGAAAGAGAGATTGCCTTAGCAGCATATGAACAAGAGAAATGGGAGTTGTTTCAAGAAAAATTATTAGAAATATCAGAAAATTGTAGAAAAGTGCTAGGTTTTTTCTTTAATAAGGTTTCTTATGTTGATATAGCTAATAAGTTAGGCTATGCAACTGAAAATACCGTAAGACAACGTATTTTTAAATGTAAATCAAAGTTAAAAGCCGCAATACATTCTGATCAACGCTATAATGAATTAAAAGAATTTTGA
- a CDS encoding S8 family serine peptidase, translated as MKKSIVLVTWIYIALIGVWGCSVDEDIITQNTGFREVLEKNTPNNTIVPEIIRNQVVVKFTDSTLNETQKKNLRYDLEQTYDFKILQKEVCDCDPQGPELWTIDTIFSDFKGVNHLVENLVTNHENNSGDEEVEEGRAIFDYQFYITIANKTLSGHYSSRLGDKIISSTNPDYVNIAIVDTGIDYDYFNDPILYSTRSEYNGSFGDSGWDYVNHDKDMRDDNGHGSKVAKIINFELTANQIPHQLLSIKAFDENGRGSYYDIVCSLNYISKLNNIDIVNMSFGWYGLKKQKILKNSIQSMENTVLFIASAGNRGLNVDEEIAHFPSGYAIENLLGIGGYEIEVSEQVEMPDLLDFISIVESNYGPSTIDIAAPIGGYFYTMDTESNLTINPIGTSFSAAYITAVAGKLYDKELTSLQLNNAILNSAYRIQRLQNFIQQGRVIVRR; from the coding sequence ATGAAAAAAAGTATCGTATTAGTAACATGGATATACATTGCATTAATTGGAGTATGGGGATGCTCCGTTGATGAAGATATTATAACTCAAAACACTGGTTTCAGAGAAGTTTTAGAAAAAAACACTCCTAATAATACTATAGTACCGGAAATCATTAGAAATCAAGTTGTGGTAAAATTTACGGATTCCACTTTAAACGAGACTCAAAAAAAGAACCTGCGTTATGATCTTGAGCAAACTTATGATTTTAAAATATTACAGAAGGAGGTTTGTGACTGCGATCCTCAAGGGCCGGAATTATGGACAATAGACACCATATTTTCTGATTTTAAAGGTGTAAATCATTTGGTTGAAAATTTAGTAACCAATCATGAAAATAATTCGGGAGATGAAGAAGTAGAAGAAGGCAGAGCCATATTTGATTATCAATTCTACATAACTATTGCTAATAAGACTTTATCTGGTCATTACAGTAGTCGTTTAGGAGATAAAATAATCTCATCTACCAATCCTGATTATGTAAATATTGCAATAGTAGATACAGGAATTGACTATGATTATTTTAATGACCCTATATTATACAGTACAAGGAGTGAATATAATGGAAGCTTTGGAGATTCTGGTTGGGATTATGTAAATCATGATAAAGATATGAGAGATGATAATGGACATGGTTCTAAAGTAGCAAAAATCATTAATTTCGAATTAACAGCTAATCAAATTCCGCATCAATTATTATCTATAAAAGCCTTTGATGAGAATGGGCGTGGTAGTTACTATGATATCGTTTGTAGTTTAAACTATATTTCGAAATTAAATAATATCGATATTGTAAATATGAGTTTTGGATGGTATGGTTTAAAAAAACAAAAAATTCTAAAAAACAGCATTCAATCTATGGAAAACACTGTATTATTTATTGCTTCTGCTGGTAATCGAGGATTAAATGTTGATGAAGAAATCGCTCATTTTCCATCAGGATATGCAATAGAGAATCTTTTGGGAATTGGCGGTTATGAAATTGAGGTCAGTGAGCAAGTGGAGATGCCAGATTTACTAGATTTCATATCTATAGTAGAATCAAATTATGGACCATCGACTATAGACATAGCTGCACCAATAGGTGGATATTTCTATACTATGGATACTGAATCAAACCTCACAATTAATCCTATAGGAACCTCTTTTTCCGCAGCCTACATAACAGCTGTTGCCGGAAAATTATATGACAAAGAACTTACTTCATTACAGCTCAATAACGCGATATTAAATAGCGCATATAGGATACAACGATTACAAAATTTTATTCAACAAGGTAGAGTGATCGTTAGAAGGTAA